A part of Candidatus Binataceae bacterium genomic DNA contains:
- a CDS encoding energy transducer TonB: MNDTLHLPPLADFDHPWRRLPWVTAVAIALWIALLAAFTFILQGTEPKPSELRPLEAQIIELPPEVGGLAGGGAAPAHAAATPSKPKVAPPPPPVVHRKKLAPPPLPVSPNGTATTSTAAPAPVPSGAASGTGNEGSSGVGGSAGAGAGTGSGTGPGGLGSDNLGAHAIYAPVPEIPDDLRENAIQTVAVAHFTVTYDGVATVSLMTKTESPRLNQIILDALKQWRFFPAMKNGVAIDSEFDLKIPITVQ, encoded by the coding sequence ATGAACGACACCCTCCACCTGCCGCCGCTTGCGGACTTTGACCATCCGTGGCGACGCTTGCCCTGGGTCACCGCGGTTGCGATCGCGTTATGGATCGCGTTGCTCGCAGCATTCACGTTTATCCTCCAGGGCACTGAACCCAAGCCGTCGGAACTCAGGCCGCTCGAAGCGCAGATTATAGAGTTGCCGCCCGAGGTAGGCGGTCTCGCGGGCGGCGGAGCCGCGCCCGCTCACGCTGCCGCCACCCCCTCCAAACCCAAAGTCGCACCGCCGCCACCGCCGGTGGTGCACCGAAAGAAGCTGGCACCGCCGCCGCTGCCCGTGTCGCCGAATGGAACCGCGACCACCTCGACCGCCGCGCCTGCTCCGGTGCCTAGTGGCGCGGCAAGCGGCACAGGTAACGAGGGCTCGAGCGGGGTAGGCGGGTCGGCAGGAGCGGGCGCCGGCACGGGCAGCGGTACAGGTCCCGGCGGACTAGGCAGTGACAATCTCGGGGCGCACGCGATCTACGCGCCGGTACCCGAGATCCCGGATGACTTGCGCGAAAACGCGATTCAAACCGTCGCGGTTGCCCACTTCACGGTGACCTACGATGGCGTGGCTACTGTCTCCCTGATGACCAAGACCGAGAGCCCCCGACTCAACCAAATTATCCTCGACGCCCTCAAACAGTGGCGCTTCTTTCCAGCGATGAAGAACGGTGTGGCGATCGATTCGGAATTCGACCTGAAAATCCCGATTACCGTCCAGTAG
- a CDS encoding biopolymer transporter ExbD gives MKLPRSRSYRHGRIEIIPMIDVMFFLLVTFMLASLSMQSLNSITVNLPQGNAQNLQHEEPVTLTITKDSQIFIDKTPTTLATMAFTLKSMLNRADPGVVVNADSAAPEGIVVQTMLQARRAGVEHFLIAVKRE, from the coding sequence ATGAAGCTTCCGCGATCGCGCAGTTATCGTCACGGCCGCATTGAGATCATACCGATGATCGACGTGATGTTCTTTCTGCTGGTAACGTTCATGCTCGCATCCTTGTCGATGCAGAGTCTCAACTCGATCACCGTAAACCTCCCGCAAGGCAACGCACAGAATTTACAGCATGAGGAACCAGTCACGCTGACCATCACCAAGGACAGCCAGATTTTTATCGACAAGACACCTACCACCCTCGCGACCATGGCCTTTACGTTAAAGTCGATGCTCAACCGCGCCGACCCAGGTGTCGTCGTCAATGCGGATAGCGCCGCACCCGAAGGGATCGTCGTGCAAACCATGCTTCAGGCGCGACGCGCCGGCGTCGAGCATTTCCTGATTGCGGTAAAGCGCGAATGA
- a CDS encoding MotA/TolQ/ExbB proton channel family protein, whose translation MNELRLAWEALSYGGAMVYPLLLLGALALVIMLDRAVAYWRCLRLPEEVGGLIETYGFAWKDLDREIEQLGPRNAYGRFLGVISSNRDHPAWWVESRAGDEAGRIEKTMSRGLWILETVVTAAPLMGLLGTITGMMQAFQVIGGSGLVAPTRVTSGVAQALISTALGLLIALIALFGFNFFSRAQSQALDHMERLGSKLADHIRLDQESGGVRSVHPVHEAGKDRMAL comes from the coding sequence ATGAATGAACTCAGACTCGCTTGGGAGGCGCTCAGCTACGGCGGCGCGATGGTATATCCGCTGCTGCTGCTGGGTGCGCTCGCGCTGGTAATTATGCTCGATCGCGCAGTCGCATATTGGCGTTGTCTACGACTCCCGGAGGAAGTGGGGGGCCTGATTGAGACCTACGGGTTCGCCTGGAAAGATTTGGATCGGGAGATTGAACAACTGGGCCCTCGCAACGCCTATGGCAGATTCCTCGGCGTGATTTCCTCCAATCGCGATCATCCGGCGTGGTGGGTGGAATCGCGGGCGGGCGACGAGGCGGGGCGAATCGAGAAGACCATGAGCCGCGGACTCTGGATATTGGAGACCGTGGTGACGGCCGCGCCTCTGATGGGATTGCTCGGAACGATCACCGGCATGATGCAAGCGTTCCAGGTGATCGGTGGCTCCGGTCTGGTCGCTCCGACCCGGGTCACATCGGGTGTCGCGCAAGCACTGATCTCGACCGCGCTGGGATTGCTGATCGCTCTGATTGCTCTGTTCGGCTTTAACTTCTTTTCGCGTGCGCAGTCGCAGGCGCTTGACCATATGGAGCGCCTCGGCTCGAAGCTCGCCGATCACATCCGTCTCGACCAGGAATCGGGCGGCGTCCGCAGCGTCCACCCGGTTCACGAGGCCGGCAAGGATCGGATGGCGTTATGA
- a CDS encoding TonB-dependent receptor — MREWKVLAALVCLLQIAAVGTIANAAEGGAKKTGKVVTGTASDALGRPMEGVKVILQTNDGRIIGRSISDKKGHFAFSDVAPGTYEVVANKAEFKTALALVTVTAAGAKPVELAMEAQTALSLQLRAQKLNQARNDLSPETGSSVYRFTQQSIQEMPAGNNTPMNQVLLQAPGVVQDSFGALHIRGEHAEIQYRINGIELPEGIAAGFSQTLSPRMASSISLLEGTLPAQYGYHTAGVVSIQTKTGEIENGGNLGMYGGQRGTLNPSMEVGGTKGDLSYYATGYFLQNDRGLEPPTPGPEAINDTTQQGNAFGIANYFVNSTTRVSAFGGFNVAHYDIPANPGQKQVFTLAGTPVFPSADVDETQFEQNYFGVVALQGVLHEDIDYQVAGFTRYSTLSFHPDDQGDLIFNGQSSRVFRSDWASGLQGDFAYRGIADHTFRAGYLFQGERAEFDNHTLTFPGTTGTQTSDIPIQIVDNRAETVWLYGIYLQDEWRPAGAPKLTVNYGARFDLYDGFTRSFQFSPRVTAAYQLFEPTTIHAGYARYFTPPPTENVATTDIKAFKNTVAEPEVKADSNISPERANYFDLGVIQNLPFGIKTDVDSYFKLSSQLIDEGQFGPTLIFTPFNYNSGRQYGVEVANSLDRKNLSAYANFTYSVAQGSTITSDQFLFSRDELNFISSHYIFLDHDQTFTSSAGIAYNLYGFLFTANGFYQSGLRKGFANTGNLPYYIQLNLGIVKKLVLPEVGGVELRLVMQNANDRIYQIRSGSGIGVFSSQFGPRRAIFGGIKWDLPWGKSAAN, encoded by the coding sequence ATGCGAGAATGGAAAGTGTTGGCCGCGTTAGTTTGTCTGCTTCAGATCGCGGCGGTAGGAACGATTGCGAACGCGGCGGAAGGTGGCGCCAAAAAAACCGGCAAGGTCGTAACCGGAACGGCTAGCGATGCGCTCGGACGTCCAATGGAGGGCGTTAAAGTGATCCTGCAGACCAACGACGGGCGAATTATCGGCCGTTCTATCAGTGACAAGAAGGGTCACTTCGCCTTTTCAGATGTGGCACCGGGCACCTACGAGGTCGTCGCGAACAAGGCCGAATTCAAGACCGCCCTCGCCTTAGTTACCGTCACCGCTGCCGGGGCGAAGCCGGTCGAGCTCGCGATGGAGGCACAGACCGCGCTTAGTCTCCAGTTGAGAGCGCAAAAGCTTAACCAGGCGCGCAACGATCTAAGCCCTGAGACGGGTAGCAGCGTCTACCGTTTCACGCAGCAGTCAATTCAAGAGATGCCCGCAGGTAACAACACCCCGATGAACCAGGTGCTCCTCCAAGCGCCCGGGGTAGTGCAGGATTCCTTCGGCGCACTGCACATCCGCGGCGAGCACGCGGAGATTCAGTACCGCATCAACGGCATCGAATTGCCCGAAGGAATCGCCGCGGGCTTCTCGCAAACCTTGAGTCCGCGCATGGCTTCCAGCATCTCTCTGCTCGAAGGCACTCTGCCCGCGCAGTACGGCTACCATACCGCCGGGGTCGTTTCGATCCAGACCAAAACCGGCGAAATTGAAAACGGGGGCAACCTCGGCATGTATGGCGGGCAGCGCGGGACCCTGAATCCGAGCATGGAGGTAGGGGGGACCAAGGGAGACCTGAGCTACTACGCGACTGGGTACTTTCTGCAGAACGATCGTGGTTTGGAACCGCCGACTCCCGGTCCCGAGGCGATCAATGACACAACTCAGCAAGGGAACGCATTTGGCATCGCCAATTACTTCGTAAATTCAACCACCAGGGTCTCGGCATTTGGTGGCTTCAACGTTGCCCACTATGACATTCCCGCCAATCCCGGCCAGAAGCAGGTCTTTACGCTCGCGGGCACCCCGGTCTTTCCCTCCGCGGACGTCGACGAGACCCAATTCGAGCAGAACTACTTTGGGGTGGTCGCTCTCCAAGGCGTCTTGCATGAGGACATCGATTACCAGGTAGCAGGATTCACCCGGTATTCGACGCTGTCATTTCATCCCGATGACCAAGGCGATTTGATTTTCAACGGTCAATCAAGCAGGGTTTTCCGCAGCGACTGGGCCAGCGGTCTGCAGGGCGACTTCGCCTACCGAGGCATAGCTGACCATACTTTCCGCGCCGGATATCTCTTTCAGGGCGAGCGTGCTGAATTCGACAACCATACGCTCACCTTCCCGGGGACGACCGGGACGCAGACTTCCGATATCCCGATTCAGATCGTGGACAATCGCGCGGAGACCGTCTGGCTTTACGGCATTTACCTGCAGGACGAGTGGCGTCCGGCCGGAGCGCCCAAGCTGACCGTCAACTACGGCGCGCGATTTGATCTGTACGACGGATTCACGCGGTCTTTCCAGTTCAGTCCCCGTGTTACCGCGGCCTACCAGTTGTTTGAGCCCACCACCATACACGCCGGCTATGCGCGCTACTTCACACCGCCGCCTACCGAGAACGTAGCGACCACGGACATCAAGGCGTTCAAGAACACCGTGGCAGAGCCTGAAGTTAAAGCCGACTCCAACATCTCGCCCGAACGTGCCAACTACTTCGATCTGGGGGTGATTCAGAACCTGCCCTTCGGAATAAAGACTGACGTGGATAGCTATTTTAAACTCTCCAGCCAGCTCATCGATGAAGGACAGTTCGGACCGACGCTCATCTTTACCCCGTTCAACTACAATAGTGGTCGGCAATACGGCGTAGAGGTCGCAAACAGCTTGGATCGAAAGAATCTGTCGGCGTATGCGAACTTCACGTACTCGGTCGCACAGGGCAGTACGATCACCTCTGACCAGTTCCTGTTTTCAAGGGACGAACTGAACTTCATAAGTTCGCATTACATCTTCCTCGACCATGACCAGACCTTTACGAGCTCAGCGGGAATTGCCTACAACCTTTACGGCTTCCTCTTCACGGCCAACGGCTTCTATCAGAGCGGCCTGCGCAAAGGATTCGCCAACACCGGCAACCTTCCCTACTACATCCAGCTCAACCTCGGTATCGTGAAGAAACTGGTTTTGCCCGAGGTTGGCGGCGTAGAGCTCCGGCTGGTCATGCAGAACGCGAACGATCGCATCTACCAGATCCGCAGCGGCTCCGGGATCGGCGTGTTCTCTAGCCAGTTTGGCCCGCGGCGGGCGATATTTGGGGGTATCAAATGGGATCTACCTTGGGGTAAGAGCGCCGCGAACTAA